The nucleotide sequence GCGTCGTCGGCTCCATCAACTGCGTCTGCGGTACGTGCGACATGTGCAAGGGCGGGCTGAGCAACCATTGCCGCAACCGCACCGTGCTGGGCATCGCCGGACGCGACGGATGTTTCGCCGAGCGGTTCAGTCTGCCGGCCGTGAATCTCTTGCCCGTGCCCGATCGGCTCGATGACGATCGCGCGGTGTTCACCGAGCCGCTCGCCGCCGCGTGTAATGTGATGCAGCTCCTCTGCGTCGAGTCCCGACCGTTCATCACCGTCCTCGGCGACGGCCGCCTCGGCCTCCTCACCGCGCAAGTCATGAGCAAGCTCAACGCCTCCGTCCGCCTCATCGGCAAGCATCCCGAAAAACTCGCCCTCTGTGAAAAGTGGGGCATCAAGCATCGCCCGCTCGACGACCTGGCCCTCCGCGCCGATCAGGATGTCGTCGTCGATTGCACCGGCTCGGCGACGGGGCTCGAAACCGCCATGAAGATGGTCCGCCCCCGCGGCAAGATCGTGCTCAAGACCACCGTCGCCGATCAGAAGAACGTCGATCTCTCGCCGATCGTCATCAACGAGATTCAACTGCTCGGCTCGCGCTGCGGGCCTTTCCCCGATGCCCTGTCCATGCTCGCCGCCGATCAGATCGACGTCCTGAGTCTCATCACGCGCCGTTACAAGTTCGACGAAGCTGAAAAAGCCCTCGCCGCCGCCGCCCAGCCCGGCGCGCTGAAGGTGCTCATCGAATTCGACTGAACGACGGGTTGACCCCGCCCCCCGTTTTGCGAGCGGGCTTGCCCGCTGCTTGCCCCCCGCTTCGACCCCCCTATGATTGTTTCGTCATGAACGAAATGATCGCCGATCTCATTCGCCAATCCCTCCCCGATGCGACCGTCCACGTCGTCAGCCCCGATGGCGTCCACTTTCAGGCCCTCGTCATCAGCGCCGCCTTCGAAGGCCAGCCCCTCGTGCGACAGCATCAGACCGTCATGGCCGCCCTCAAGGACGACTTCGACTCCGAACGCGTCCACGCCCTGGCCCTCAAGACCTTCACCCCCGAAAAATGGCGGCAAAACCAGCACCTTTACGCACAGCTTACCCGCGAGGAATCCAAAAATGGATGACGCCACCAAACAGAAAATCGAATCCTACATCAAGGACAACCGCGTCATGCTCTTCATGAAGGGCACGCCGACCTTCCCCCAATGCGGATTCAGCGGCCAGGTCGTCGCCATCCTCAAACACCACGGCGCCCAGTTCGGCGCCTGCAACGTCCTCGAAGACATGAACATCCGCCAGGGCATCAAGGAATTCGCCAACTGGCCCACCATCCCCCAACTCTACGTCGAAGGCCAATTCATCGGCGGCTGCGACATCGTCACCGAAATGCACCAGAACGGCGAACTCAAATCACTCCTCGAAGGCGCCGAATCCGGCTCGTAAGCGAGCTTCGCTCGAAATGACCAATGACAAAATCCCAATGACCAAGGTAATGACGAATGTCTCAATGTAGGAGGCCGCAGGCCGTTCCTCCATTGGTTATTGGTGCTTGGTCATTGGTCATTCATTTCTCATCATGCAACTGCATGATGCGGCCCCGCATCGCTTCCGTGAACTTCACATTCCGGCGCGACATCACTGTCTGAGCGACTTCGCAGAATTTATCGAGCTGGTAGTTCTCTTCGCCGTCGTCAGTGATGAAAGCGAATCGCTGAACACACTTAGGCGGGAACTTGGCGGTGGCGAGCATTGCGCCGGTGTGGATGCATGAGCCGGTCAGGAGGCGGGTGCCGATGGCGGTTTTGACGTGGTCGCCGATGATGGAGCCGAGGTGGGTGAGACCTGTGTCGAGCGCTTGACTTCCGGGGGCGGGGTCGATCTGCATGCGGACCGGACCGTAGGTGTTTTTGAGATTGCTCGTCACCGTGTCGGCGCCGAAGTTGACCCATTCGCCGAGGTAGCTGTTGCCCAGGTATCCGCTGTGGGCCTTGTTGGCGTAGCCCTGAAAGACGGAGTGATTGACTTCGCCGCCGACTTTGCACTGGGGGCCGATGATGGTGTGGCCGCGGATG is from Planctomycetota bacterium and encodes:
- a CDS encoding alcohol dehydrogenase catalytic domain-containing protein, giving the protein MRALVFDGQHAKLQPKHPDPTPTTGEAIIRPLKVGVCSTDLEICRGYMGFTGVLGHEFVGIVESVHPSCNDKAKALVGKRVVGSINCVCGTCDMCKGGLSNHCRNRTVLGIAGRDGCFAERFSLPAVNLLPVPDRLDDDRAVFTEPLAAACNVMQLLCVESRPFITVLGDGRLGLLTAQVMSKLNASVRLIGKHPEKLALCEKWGIKHRPLDDLALRADQDVVVDCTGSATGLETAMKMVRPRGKIVLKTTVADQKNVDLSPIVINEIQLLGSRCGPFPDALSMLAADQIDVLSLITRRYKFDEAEKALAAAAQPGALKVLIEFD
- the grxD gene encoding Grx4 family monothiol glutaredoxin, whose amino-acid sequence is MDDATKQKIESYIKDNRVMLFMKGTPTFPQCGFSGQVVAILKHHGAQFGACNVLEDMNIRQGIKEFANWPTIPQLYVEGQFIGGCDIVTEMHQNGELKSLLEGAESGS
- a CDS encoding BolA/IbaG family iron-sulfur metabolism protein; translated protein: MNEMIADLIRQSLPDATVHVVSPDGVHFQALVISAAFEGQPLVRQHQTVMAALKDDFDSERVHALALKTFTPEKWRQNQHLYAQLTREESKNG